In Deefgea piscis, the genomic window CGCTTGTTTGCGCTGCGCTATGCCTCGTATGTTGGTTTATTGATGTTGGTGCTTTCGGGCGGCGCTTTATTGCGACCTTACTCCGCGCATTTAGCGCAGATGCCGTGGCTGTGGTTAAAAGCGATTGCAGTCATCGTCATTGTGATTTGCGCCGTGCTCGGTATTTGGCGGATGCGGCAAGTGCCGCAGCAACCGGCGGCTTTATTGCGCTTGCCGATACTAGGCAAAGTGAGTTTGGCCGCCAGTGTGTTGGCGATTTTGGCTGCGGTCATGGCGTTTTCTTAAAAGTCAGTGCTGAGTGATTGAGTCGTAAACGATCAATGGGGAGAAAAAAATGAGTGCAGTATTAGCCAGTGGTTTAGCAACGGCGAGTGAGTCGGCGCAGTTTTTTGCCGCGCAATTGCAGTTTCGTACTGATGCTGCGGATTTAGCGGCAGATTTAATCGCGGGTGAAGCGCGGATTGTGGTGATTGATACGCGCTCAACGGCAGCGTATCAGGCGGGGCATATTCCCGGCGCTTTGAGTGTGCCACATCGCACGATGACTGCAGAATCGACCGCCAATTGGGATCGTCAGCAGGTCTATGTGTGTTATTGCGACGGGATTGGTTGCAATGGCTCGACATGGGGCGCGTATAAATTGGCCAAGCTGGGGTTTCAGGTCAAGGAGCTTATCGGTGGTTTGCGTTATTGGCAGCAAGATGGTTATGCCGTGGCGACGGGTGATGCGGCTGGGGTATTGATGGCTAATACAATTGATTGCGCGTGTTGATATGTATACCCCACCACATTTTGCAGTAACAGATCGCGCGCGTTTATTGCATTTAATTGCTGCGCATCCGCTGGCGAGCTTGGTGCAATCGACTAAGGATGGGCTTAGCGCCAATGTGATTCCGCTGTATTGGGTCGATGACGGCTCAGAACTGGGCGTATTGCGTGGCCATGTGGCGCGGAAAAACCCGCTGCGGCAAGAGACCGATTCGGCCATTTTGGCGCTGTTTCAAGCGGGGGATGGCTATGTGTCGCCGTCATTTTATCCAAGCAAAGCGCGTGATCCACGCGTGGTGCCAACGTGGAATTATGCGCTGGTGCAGATTAAAGGCACTTTACGTGCGATGGACGATGTGGATGAAGTTCGCGCCATTGTGTCGCACATGACGGCGCAGCATGAAGCTGGGCGCGATCGGCTTTGGCATCTCGACGAAGCACCGGCGGATTTTATCCAAAAAATGTTGGCGGCGATTGTGGGTATCGAAATCAAGATTGAACAAATTAGCGGTAAATTTAAGCTCAGCCAAAATCAAAGCGCAGAAAATCAAGCGGGTATTGCCGCGCAATTGGCGGCGCCATGGGCCGTGGCTCGCTGACGTTGGCTCTCCACGCTGGATCGATTTTCACGGCGAAGGCGTATGGCACAACGCACAGTCGCCGCGTCAACGTGGCGGCAAAACTAACACCATAGGAATTATCGATGCCAATCAATGAATTTAATCAGCCGGTGGGCGACATTGTTGCCAATTGGCAGGGGGCGCCTTTTCCGCCGTGGCGGGAGTTGCAAGGTTGGGGTTGCCGCGTTGAGCCACTTAACGCGGCGCAACATGCCGCCAGTTTATGGCAGGCATTTAGCGCCGATAGTGGCGCATTATGGACGTATTTTAGTGCTGGGCCGTATGCTGATTTGGCGGCATTTGAGCATGAATTAAGCCTGCGCGCACAGCTACAAGACCCGCAGTATTACGCGATTGTCGATGCGCAATCGGGCGCGGCCTTGGGCTTGGCGGCGTATTTGCGGATTGCGCCAGCCGCTGGATCGATTGAAATCGGCTGGCTGCATTTTTCACCGGCGTTACAAGGCACGCGTTTGGCCACAGCGGCGATGGTGCTACTGATGCAAAACGCTTTTGCTCTGGGCTATCGGCGCTATGAATGGAAGTGCAATGCGCTGAATGCACCATCACGGCGAGCCGCGCAGCGTTTAGGCTTTAGTTTTGAAGGGATTTTTCGGCAAGCCGCCGTTAATAAAGGCCGCAATCGAGATACAGCGTGGTTTTCAGTGATCGACGCCGAATGGCCAGCTTTATCGGCGGTGTTCACTGCTTGGTTAAATGACGACAATTTTGCCGCCAATGGCCAGCAAAAACAGTCTTTATCCACGCTGACTTTGCCCTTTGTTGCTCAGCGAGATCCAAATAGCGTATCTGCGTGAGATGAGTTTATTCGGTGATGGGTATTGCTGGCACCAGCGCAATCAGTAACGCGGCCAGCAAGATACCCACGCCGCCTAGCCATTGCAGCATGGATAATTGCTCGCCGAGTATAAACGCGGCGAGTAATACGCTCACGACGGGCTC contains:
- a CDS encoding rhodanese-like domain-containing protein codes for the protein MSAVLASGLATASESAQFFAAQLQFRTDAADLAADLIAGEARIVVIDTRSTAAYQAGHIPGALSVPHRTMTAESTANWDRQQVYVCYCDGIGCNGSTWGAYKLAKLGFQVKELIGGLRYWQQDGYAVATGDAAGVLMANTIDCAC
- a CDS encoding FMN-binding negative transcriptional regulator, producing MIARVDMYTPPHFAVTDRARLLHLIAAHPLASLVQSTKDGLSANVIPLYWVDDGSELGVLRGHVARKNPLRQETDSAILALFQAGDGYVSPSFYPSKARDPRVVPTWNYALVQIKGTLRAMDDVDEVRAIVSHMTAQHEAGRDRLWHLDEAPADFIQKMLAAIVGIEIKIEQISGKFKLSQNQSAENQAGIAAQLAAPWAVAR
- a CDS encoding GNAT family N-acetyltransferase — translated: MPINEFNQPVGDIVANWQGAPFPPWRELQGWGCRVEPLNAAQHAASLWQAFSADSGALWTYFSAGPYADLAAFEHELSLRAQLQDPQYYAIVDAQSGAALGLAAYLRIAPAAGSIEIGWLHFSPALQGTRLATAAMVLLMQNAFALGYRRYEWKCNALNAPSRRAAQRLGFSFEGIFRQAAVNKGRNRDTAWFSVIDAEWPALSAVFTAWLNDDNFAANGQQKQSLSTLTLPFVAQRDPNSVSA